A window of Caldicellulosiruptoraceae bacterium PP1 contains these coding sequences:
- a CDS encoding maltose ABC transporter substrate-binding protein codes for MKKFKKLLSITLIVVFAISVLIPTSGVFAATKELVVWSHLTEDEVKALQPIADEWGKQNGYTVKVLADKGSFQSFSTAAMSGKGPDIMYGLPHDNLGAFWKARLLEAVPSNLVDKKDFVSMAVDAVSFDGKMYGLPIAMETYALFYNTTKIKKAPTTMGEFLTLAKKYGFMYDINNFYFSFAFLAQNGGYVFKNKGGSLDPNDIGLGNSGTIKGLSLLRDFVQKYKFMPKDIKGDIAKGNFQNGKVAFYISGPWDVEGFQKANVPFAVAPLPKSDLGKPTPSFVGVQAAFVSAKSKNKDAAFKLLKYLVDNSGLKLFEVGNRIPVLNKLLSDPKVKGNAIMAGFAEQAKNGIPMPNIPEMSAVWGPGGNALSLVTTGKAQPKTAAEQMVKQIKQGIAQMQ; via the coding sequence ATGAAAAAATTTAAAAAACTTTTATCTATTACATTAATTGTTGTATTTGCAATTTCTGTATTAATACCTACGTCAGGTGTATTTGCTGCTACAAAAGAGTTAGTAGTATGGTCACATCTTACTGAAGATGAAGTAAAAGCTCTTCAACCTATTGCTGATGAATGGGGAAAACAAAATGGGTATACAGTTAAGGTATTAGCAGATAAAGGTTCGTTCCAAAGCTTTTCAACAGCTGCTATGTCAGGTAAAGGTCCAGATATCATGTATGGCTTACCACATGATAATCTTGGTGCTTTCTGGAAAGCAAGATTATTAGAAGCAGTTCCTTCAAATTTGGTTGATAAAAAAGATTTTGTATCAATGGCAGTTGATGCTGTTTCATTTGATGGTAAAATGTATGGATTACCAATAGCTATGGAAACATATGCACTTTTCTATAACACAACAAAAATCAAAAAAGCCCCAACAACAATGGGTGAATTTTTAACATTAGCAAAGAAATATGGTTTTATGTATGATATTAACAACTTCTATTTCAGCTTTGCCTTCTTAGCTCAAAATGGTGGGTATGTTTTCAAAAACAAAGGTGGTTCATTAGATCCTAATGATATAGGTCTTGGAAATAGTGGAACTATAAAAGGGTTATCTTTACTTAGAGATTTTGTGCAAAAATATAAATTCATGCCAAAAGATATAAAAGGTGATATTGCAAAGGGTAACTTCCAAAATGGCAAAGTTGCTTTCTATATTAGTGGACCATGGGATGTTGAAGGATTCCAAAAAGCAAATGTTCCATTTGCTGTAGCTCCACTACCAAAGAGTGATTTAGGAAAACCAACTCCTTCATTTGTTGGTGTTCAAGCTGCGTTTGTATCAGCTAAATCAAAGAATAAAGATGCAGCATTTAAGTTATTAAAATATTTAGTTGATAACTCAGGCTTAAAACTATTTGAAGTAGGTAATAGAATACCTGTATTAAACAAATTATTAAGCGATCCAAAGGTAAAAGGAAATGCTATAATGGCTGGTTTTGCTGAACAAGCTAAAAATGGAATTCCAATGCCAAATATTCCTGAAATGTCAGCAGTATGGGGACCTGGTGGAAATGCTTTATCACTTGTTACAACAGGTAAAGCACAACCAAAAACAGCTGCTGAACAAATGGTAAAACAAATTAAGCAAGGTATTGCACAAATGCAATAA
- a CDS encoding sugar ABC transporter substrate-binding protein: MNNLFSKFKKIFNNNIIIRFRTNKIIIFIEISIIILLPLLLFYFISSTIKEKTEIRKEDNKVIIGFAMGTLKEERWFKDRDFLAAKAKEKGYEIEWVNANENDFEQVNQVKYLLTKNIDILVIVPNSYDKCKAAVELAKKKGISVISYDRLIRDADIDAYISFNNYSVGEQMAKALLSQKPNGNYVFLLGNAKDYNVYMIKQGYEKILKNYFNNNSIRKLYENYSPNWKKEYAYEYVNNLLDQGKHIDAILAANDSLAEGAIMALSEKRLAGIVPVVGQDADISACQRIVKGTQLMTVYKPIDKLAELTIDIIDKLLKNKPLKTSIYLNNGYKKVPTFFIEPISVYSYNIDDTVIKDNFHTFEEVYMIDKENKSN, from the coding sequence ATTAATAACTTGTTTAGCAAATTTAAAAAAATATTTAATAATAATATTATTATAAGATTTAGAACAAATAAAATTATAATTTTTATTGAAATATCAATAATTATTCTTCTTCCATTGTTATTATTCTATTTTATTAGTAGTACTATAAAAGAAAAAACTGAAATTCGCAAAGAAGATAATAAAGTAATTATCGGATTTGCTATGGGTACATTAAAAGAAGAACGTTGGTTCAAAGATAGAGATTTTTTAGCAGCAAAAGCAAAAGAAAAAGGATATGAGATTGAATGGGTAAATGCTAATGAAAATGATTTTGAACAAGTAAACCAGGTTAAATATTTATTAACTAAGAATATTGATATACTTGTTATTGTCCCGAATAGTTATGACAAATGCAAAGCTGCAGTAGAATTAGCAAAGAAAAAAGGAATAAGTGTAATAAGTTATGATCGACTAATAAGAGATGCTGACATAGACGCTTATATTTCATTTAATAATTACAGTGTTGGAGAACAAATGGCAAAGGCACTTTTATCCCAAAAACCTAATGGTAACTATGTTTTTCTACTTGGAAATGCAAAAGATTACAATGTTTATATGATAAAACAAGGTTATGAAAAGATTTTGAAAAATTATTTTAATAATAATAGTATAAGAAAATTATATGAAAATTACTCTCCAAACTGGAAAAAAGAATATGCCTATGAATATGTAAATAACTTGTTGGATCAAGGCAAACATATTGATGCTATTTTAGCAGCAAATGATTCTTTAGCAGAAGGAGCAATTATGGCATTGTCTGAGAAACGTTTAGCAGGTATTGTGCCTGTTGTAGGACAAGATGCTGATATTTCGGCTTGTCAAAGAATAGTTAAAGGTACACAATTAATGACTGTATATAAGCCGATTGATAAATTGGCTGAATTAACAATTGATATTATTGATAAATTATTAAAAAACAAACCTTTAAAAACAAGTATATATTTAAATAATGGATATAAAAAGGTACCAACATTTTTTATTGAACCTATATCGGTATATAGCTACAATATTGATGATACAGTTATAAAAGATAATTTCCATACATTTGAAGAGGTTTATATGATTGATAAAGAAAATAAATCCAATTAA